In the Uranotaenia lowii strain MFRU-FL chromosome 1, ASM2978415v1, whole genome shotgun sequence genome, ATTTCTGgggcggatgagggttaatacaACTGCCAGAAAAATAGAAGATTTCTAAGGATCAATAGAACATACAACAGAACAGTTTTGTCTCTTCAACCATCATAATTTATTTGCAGTCATTCTaagcatgaaattttcacatgtTTTTTAAGGTTAGTTGGTTTTTGTTGTCCATAGCAGTTAAGGAAACAAACGAATATAGAACGATAGACGGTTATGTTTACCGCAGCGAGATTCgcattcgaaacaaattaattgAACTTCTCGATACAATAGATAGATGATAGGTAGCTTTTGGTAACTCTCGAAATATTTGTGCTTTCTGTGGCTCGATAGCATCTCTTTTTCGATAGCATCTCTCAATTTTCGAGATGAATATAAACACTATTTATTTTAGATAGCTTTTTAgcattttctgtttctttttggATTTTAACAATGACCTAATAAACCTAGCGAAGTAATTGTTCTATTTGTgggatttaattttaactctAGCGGAGATTTAGcttgtaatttgttttgattattttccttATTCGTAGCAGAGAGAAGTAACTAGAATTCAAACGTTCTTGTCTTGTAGCTGCCTTTCTTCTAATCAAGCTGTGTCTCTGCCAGAAGTCATCGGATAACGTAGTTGAGTTTTGGGTTGCAATAGTGACCAGAAATCGAACTAAGAATACATTCTAGCAAACTTCTCTCGAGTTCTCAATTCATGCCTTTAAGAGCTGTCTATTAAAAgtttaattattcaaatttggtttaaaggAACTCTGAATTTCCTACACAAGAGTCCGATGTGATGGAGTATTAAAACCCATTTTTTCCGGAGACCTCAAAAAATGTTCAGATTGGTTTGATGTGCGTGTGtagttttttaccatttttcgtttttgtcatgtttgcatTGTGACTAGATTATTTATAggcattcaaattttagaaaataaatcttaaatatAAGACAGCTTTCTTCGAAATCATTTCTCGATTTGTTAGCGTTCCTAGTTTCGCGTGTACATTTGTGGTTTATTTTCGACATACCTTGTTTtcattaattgatttaaatatagGCACAGCTTTTTACGTGGTTTTAGTATGTTCTATTTGCAACTGGcgaaccaaaaaaatatttcatacctACATActgggaaaaaaccaaaaatttattcaatagaaAACAGCaggaatgtaaaataaaaagctgAAAAACCTAACGAGATTGATACCCAGaaatttggaatattaacttgcttaaagaccaaaaaacaaaaaattattactaCTGATCATATACTTCTACCCTGAAACAACAACAGCTACAGCAACAATGTTCCTGGTGATTTCAAACGTTTTGTTTCGTAGGGGCCAGGGCATAAAAACGCGAGGCGATAAATTCAGGGCGGCACTGAGTTTGGGTAGCGGTGGGAACTGAGCTTTTGGGGTATCCGACACTTTCTGGCGACCGTTATTCACCGACTTTACCGTTCGCATGCAGAATCTTTTGAAAGATTTCCAAAAGTCCTGCAAGTGTAAGACAAAAGCCCCGACTGGCTGGGATCAACGGAAAGTCCGGAAGGCAGCTATCGGTAGCACCAGATGATGCGAGCAGTGCATCGACGTTCTTCGCTGCTGATGTaacgatttcagattcattttcTCGAGGTAAAGATTctgttaaataattttaaaattagtacGTTCCCAAATGTGTACATTATAATGTTATCGTTTATTGTTTAATGTACCAGTAAATTCTGCGCAGTAGAGAATGTACCTACTATTTCAATCAACGGTATTAGTTGCAACTTACCCAACTCTCTCGATACAGCTAGCCGATTTGCCTCCACTGAAACATCCATCCAACGCTTGATCCGTTGATACATATCTAGGCCCCGTTGGCGAAAATGTTGTAAGATTTGATCACTGAATATTTCCGGCGGATTTGCCACTAGTTTGGTCATAGACTGTACCAACTTGAGCAGCACCATTTCGTTATACATTCTCGAATTTTCTTTTCCTTGCTGAGAGCCTGGATTGAATTGAGAACCAACCATCAGCTTTgcaatgttaaattttaaaactaaattaccATTAGTCTTACCTCTCTGCTTCTCGTAGCCGGCCTCGTTGAAATATGGTTCATCAACCAGAATGAGACCTTGGATTGAAACTATAACCTGAAGCAACGTGCTGTTGGAGCCCCACACTTCAGTACCCCTTCCGGACCAGGTACCCAAAAGCGACACACAAACTTTACCATCTTCATAAAGATTTGGGTTCAAACGATCTGAGCAATAGCTGATATAATGGCACAAGGGCGGCGAAGCTGGATAATCTTGCCCAAGTTGTATGTCGAACAGAAACAAACCATCTTCGTAAGGTGTCTTCTTTGGACCTTCAATCATAACACTCAACAAATCAAGACGATCTTCGAACGTTCGCACCCAAACTCCTGGAGGCAAACCTGTCCGCAGCAGTTTGTGCTCACGTTGAACCGCACGATAAAAACTTTGAGCATTACTTGTTTGAAATACGGTAAGATGAAACTTATGGGTGCTGGGAGCCGAGTCCATTATTTGGAAACACTCGACAAAATTTAATTCCCCTGGAGCTGCAGGGATGCTCAGCGGAAGATCATCGTTAGATTCCACCGACTCGACGGTAGTTGGAGAGTTGAGATTAGATTGTAGCAACAAAGAAGGAGTAGAAGAAAGAGGCCGACTGGAATTGATGGGTGGAGGAGTTAATTGTATTTCTTCCACTATTATCTCCTTGAATGAATCCGATTGACTGAATCTtgaatttatctaaaaataaagacaaaagtGAAAGATTTTGCAAGTTAAAACACTCTAAGTATTTATAAACGTTAACTTACTTCCTGCAATGCTTTCACAAGCTGTATTTTAATAAGGGAGCACAGCTTTGCCGATACATTCTCCGCAAGTGGTGAAAAACTGAACACTGAACTGGTGTTATTCATTTCATCGCTCATGTTCATGTATAAATTATTCACGTTATCTAACTCAGTGTTCAGTGCTGAATCGTTACCAATCGATGCAGAAAGTTTAGCGTCACTTGCGTTGGCACCCGGGTCACTTCGTGCCGAGAAGTTTCCTGAATCTTCTCCGCCTGTTCCATTCTCACCTGTAGAACGCGTAGAACAGCTGGTGCTGGTGCTGGTAGCCATTAACTGGTACTCATCTATACTGGAGATTTCCGAAGATGTCGATTGATTATTACCATTGGTTGGAATGTGGAAAGATGAAGACGAATTCGTCTGCTTATTAGGCGTGGTTGATGTTTTCGCCAGCTGCACTGCACAGGCCCCCGTACTAGTTGAAAGACTATTGTTGCTCATCGACGGTAGCTTGAGTTCAGCTGTACTTGGAGTTTCAGTGGTAGGCGTGGTCGTTTTTGAGCCGCTTTGGttaaaaagtcgatttttctgTTCTAACACACGTTCAGCCGTcgtttgattgtttgatttacGAACTCTTTCCACCAGTCCCATGAAGTGCTCCTCGTGGAAAAACGTAGTGTCCATAAGTCGATCAAGATAACGACACTTCTTGTACACCAACAATAATTTCTTCATAACCTCATGGTTCTGCAAATGGGGATTAATAATAAACAGCTCTTCCAATCTAGCCATCGCCACACGCGCCCTTTCGAGGTTTGCGGCCAACTTTGGTTTGGAAACCCTTTCCGGAGATGTCCCGCCAAGTTCTGAAGTTTCATCTTCTGTTTCCCAGGAATTATTATCCGAATCATTATTTCCCCAGAAATTATTTTCTGAATCGTACTGACCGACTTCGAAAATATCCTGAGGCCAGCACATACTAATATGATCATCCACCCACCAAACCTTGACCATACCATTGGGATAGTTATCAATTACCTGTCCGGCAGTGCAATTGGAATCATCCCCTTGAAAATTGGCAACCCGTATGACAATTGTACCCGGACGATACTGGAAATCGGGATGATCTTTCAAATCATACACACTGACCTCAGATTCACCGTTGAACGTGGGCTGTGGTTCTTCAGCACATGTATAAGTACTAAACCACTTAACTTTTGCAGTGCGACCATGATGATCAACGTTTTGGATTACTCCGTAATCTCTGAAAGAAGGGTTTTGCATCGGATCTGTGTTACCAGCTAGAACGAAATcacctgggaaaaattcatgatcATCTAAATGATGAATTGGGCACAGATCTGTGGACGGAATATTTGTTTCTATTGTGCCATCTTGCCAAACAACAGTCGCTGTACTGTAAACTACCAGCGTTTCTGTGATTACCTCATCACCAGCAGCCGGAATACGTTCATTGCTGCTATTCGCTGATGCTGATCGTTTAAACTTTCCTTTGCGCAGTTTTTTTGCCAACAGAGGCGATTTTTTGGGACTACCCCTCGGAGTGGCCGTACTTGAGCAAGATGAAATCGTGCTACCTCCACCGTCAGACATAGCTGACTCACAACCTTCGCAAGTTTCTTCTTCTTCATCATCCTCAGGGTCCGTTTGCCATTCGTCGCTTTCTGCCAACTTACAAGTAACGGCATTCGCACCAAGGCGTCGTGGAGAATTTCTTCGCATCTTACCCAATTTTAAACCTTCCTTTCCACCCGTTGGGCATAATTTACCCTTATCCGGATCTACCTTCTCTCGCGATTCACTTTCTCCAACACTACCTGTTACCGTTATCTTGTGGTTATCAGTATCACAGATGACTTCTTCTTCCATTTCTCCCGAGCTCACGGTACTCAACATGCGCCTATATCTAGAGCTCAGTTCTTTTCTCCATAAGCTCTTACGACAAACTGCATCCCCGTCTTCCAATTTAAGATAGTTTTTATCGTTGATTTGCAACATGCAAGACTCAAAAAGGTTCAACTTGCGCAACCGTTTCAAATCGTCCCCGGTTATATAATCCGGTGGTTGCTGAATGGCGccatttttcatttctgctTCGATATCGTCGCACGAGCTTGCCTTACATTGCCACTGTACCCACACGCCCTCGATTTCAACCGATTGGACGGTGAATTTGCGCTCCAGCAGCTTGTGCTTGcggtttattttcatttccgGCGATGTGCTAAGCCATTTGGCATTTTCGAGCTCGCTGATGGGACCGATCAAGGTTTGGCCAGGATAGAAGAGGGTTCCTGCGAAGAAACCACATCGGGATCGTGTATCGCTATCTTTAAGTGAGCAGTAGTCGATGTCTGGTCGAAGCTCTACCAGCGAACCGCATTGGGATCTAACGAAGgcgaaaaacaaacaataatatCTTTGTATCAATATTCAACCGATATTCAACATTGATTTAACTGTGTTTGAATGGGGAGTAAGACGTTTGGCAAAAGGCCGTTTGACATAGTGGAATCATGGGCATTGTTGTATTTTACCCAAAATCAAGAATTGTTACCTAAACTTGTAATAGACAAAGAGAAAAGAGATATGCCTAATCTAAAAAGGAAACTTTAAGCCCTAAACGAAtgattgaccaaaaaaaaaggctgGTTCATTAGTATTTGAACCGTAAAGAAGAACGTttaataaattatgttttatccGTCCACCGttactttagttttttttttcttttttttccgagATTTTAAGCATCtatggcttattcatcccatTTAACACCGTTACTTTAGTATTTCTCCACTTCTAATTATAACAGTTATAAAGGTCATTTGGCATAACACTTATGAATTCATGTTGGTATAGCGCATTTGGTAATAAAAACGCATTTTGCGTAATTTCAACTTATCGTTGGTGACTAGATTTTCTAGATAAACTGGTTTGTCtgtctgaaatttatttttctaattttgcgGCGTTGCTGCAAACATCGATGATCATCTAAAGGTGGCCGCTGATCCGCCGTCGGAAGCGACGGCCTTATTACATTTGTCTAGGTCTACTGGGGCCTCCTAGGTTTGCGTGAAAGCGTTCATACTTTTCCTAAGCGCTTGCCTAAATGTTACTTAAACAGGGATCAAGTCTTTGAGTGTTGAAACATACTCACTTGAGAATCAACTTTTCA is a window encoding:
- the LOC129742535 gene encoding (E3-independent) E2 ubiquitin-conjugating enzyme yields the protein MASNNSSGSSPGLSTKSNKVLLKSSSRSSQLQQQQQQDDPSPENQYFYEDEIFCIDGKGHVKFGLVLENFEVSEEEGFDEDALKKGEIRACWHPEGLEEIVRQNRVGLADRTLMPGDVVRRMIPGKDTQRGYCHEIFVKADVKIVGSKYVVKNVPSERLRPLMSMPKDNAVCYDSWVGSTKNVNEKLILKSQCGSLVELRPDIDYCSLKDSDTRSRCGFFAGTLFYPGQTLIGPISELENAKWLSTSPEMKINRKHKLLERKFTVQSVEIEGVWVQWQCKASSCDDIEAEMKNGAIQQPPDYITGDDLKRLRKLNLFESCMLQINDKNYLKLEDGDAVCRKSLWRKELSSRYRRMLSTVSSGEMEEEVICDTDNHKITVTGSVGESESREKVDPDKGKLCPTGGKEGLKLGKMRRNSPRRLGANAVTCKLAESDEWQTDPEDDEEEETCEGCESAMSDGGGSTISSCSSTATPRGSPKKSPLLAKKLRKGKFKRSASANSSNERIPAAGDEVITETLVVYSTATVVWQDGTIETNIPSTDLCPIHHLDDHEFFPGDFVLAGNTDPMQNPSFRDYGVIQNVDHHGRTAKVKWFSTYTCAEEPQPTFNGESEVSVYDLKDHPDFQYRPGTIVIRVANFQGDDSNCTAGQVIDNYPNGMVKVWWVDDHISMCWPQDIFEVGQYDSENNFWGNNDSDNNSWETEDETSELGGTSPERVSKPKLAANLERARVAMARLEELFIINPHLQNHEVMKKLLLVYKKCRYLDRLMDTTFFHEEHFMGLVERVRKSNNQTTAERVLEQKNRLFNQSGSKTTTPTTETPSTAELKLPSMSNNSLSTSTGACAVQLAKTSTTPNKQTNSSSSFHIPTNGNNQSTSSEISSIDEYQLMATSTSTSCSTRSTGENGTGGEDSGNFSARSDPGANASDAKLSASIGNDSALNTELDNVNNLYMNMSDEMNNTSSVFSFSPLAENVSAKLCSLIKIQLVKALQEINSRFSQSDSFKEIIVEEIQLTPPPINSSRPLSSTPSLLLQSNLNSPTTVESVESNDDLPLSIPAAPGELNFVECFQIMDSAPSTHKFHLTVFQTSNAQSFYRAVQREHKLLRTGLPPGVWVRTFEDRLDLLSVMIEGPKKTPYEDGLFLFDIQLGQDYPASPPLCHYISYCSDRLNPNLYEDGKVCVSLLGTWSGRGTEVWGSNSTLLQVIVSIQGLILVDEPYFNEAGYEKQRGSQQGKENSRMYNEMVLLKLVQSMTKLVANPPEIFSDQILQHFRQRGLDMYQRIKRWMDVSVEANRLAVSRELESLPRENESEIVTSAAKNVDALLASSGATDSCLPDFPLIPASRGFCLTLAGLLEIFQKILHANGKVGE